Proteins from a single region of Verrucomicrobiia bacterium:
- a CDS encoding ATP-binding protein, whose translation MNDIGIDLYFSREYLKPAIIISLLSVWVLVGLFYYLNRYTKRRYFTTWTVAWMFYAIWLTLSLSLQNAPDRPMLVMFKHWCICISAVFLLWGSARFLNQTVRQVEVALFMGFLLVWSFVTSFYLDDSLQAQLPIFGLISLTSLITAFCFLQFRLRQPYIGSGLLSVGFFIWAVYMAAYPFLQASEYLITAGYFISAVIQLFIAVSMIVLVLEEARTRNELALQQMRAHKSETEVLQSRIASTEERYRSLFDQASEGIVIAGTEDMRVLELNQTARRLLGVARMDSVPQPLSTFLDLADGKPKPGNGPEWFSALRQARQVKITRRDGSSSPAEVDGAVIKFDGRPAYQFFIRELTERTRLEQQLRQAEKLSALGQLISGVAHELNNPLAVIKGYLELVLARHDINNQTRTDLEKVASEANRAAKLVNNFLSFAREQPAQQRMTNLNELIQRVAELRRFDLRVASVDLIFELDPDLPNTLVDADQLQQVMVNLVTNAIHALVEVPMPRRLIISSSLQNGNIILTVQDNGPGVPAEYIARIFEPFFTTKEVGTGTGLGLSIAHSILADHQGRIYYEEATGGGARFVMEMPLRQGPEEPVVEPVKEEKPKLSVKNAENVRILILDDERAIAELLGEMLGLLGYQAELCHNGPQALNVIEHEDFDVVLSDFRMPIMDGQEFYKRAVKIKPALTRRFVFLTGDVVSEDTRDFLSSTGNPHIAKPFQLNRVEEAVIKVLREQAVAN comes from the coding sequence GTGAATGACATTGGCATAGACCTGTATTTTTCGCGGGAGTATCTGAAGCCCGCCATCATCATCTCGCTCTTGAGCGTGTGGGTGCTGGTGGGGCTCTTTTACTATCTGAACAGGTATACCAAGCGGCGCTATTTCACGACGTGGACGGTGGCGTGGATGTTTTACGCCATCTGGCTGACGCTCAGCCTGAGTCTTCAAAATGCGCCGGATCGACCGATGCTGGTGATGTTCAAGCATTGGTGCATATGCATCTCTGCGGTCTTTCTCTTATGGGGGAGTGCGCGCTTCCTAAACCAGACGGTGAGGCAGGTCGAGGTGGCGCTCTTTATGGGGTTCCTGCTGGTGTGGAGTTTTGTCACGTCCTTCTACTTGGATGATTCGTTACAGGCGCAGTTGCCCATTTTCGGCCTGATCAGTTTGACGAGCCTGATCACGGCGTTCTGTTTCCTGCAGTTCCGATTACGGCAACCCTACATCGGGTCCGGCCTGTTAAGTGTAGGTTTTTTCATCTGGGCGGTCTACATGGCGGCGTATCCGTTCCTGCAGGCTTCCGAATATCTGATCACGGCGGGATATTTCATCTCGGCAGTGATCCAGTTGTTCATCGCAGTAAGCATGATCGTGCTGGTGCTGGAAGAGGCGCGGACGCGTAACGAGCTGGCATTGCAACAGATGCGGGCGCACAAGAGCGAAACGGAAGTGCTGCAATCGCGCATCGCCTCGACGGAAGAGCGGTATCGCAGCCTGTTCGACCAGGCGAGTGAAGGCATTGTTATAGCAGGCACGGAAGATATGCGGGTGCTGGAACTGAACCAGACGGCGCGGCGGTTGTTGGGGGTGGCACGGATGGACAGTGTGCCGCAACCGTTGTCCACGTTTCTTGATCTGGCGGATGGCAAGCCCAAGCCGGGTAATGGTCCCGAATGGTTTTCGGCATTGCGTCAAGCGCGCCAGGTAAAGATTACCCGCCGCGATGGCAGCAGTTCTCCGGCGGAAGTGGATGGTGCGGTGATCAAATTCGATGGCCGCCCTGCTTACCAATTTTTCATCCGGGAACTGACCGAGCGCACCCGTTTGGAACAACAGCTCCGACAGGCGGAAAAGTTGTCCGCGCTTGGTCAATTGATCTCCGGCGTGGCGCATGAGTTGAACAACCCGCTGGCGGTCATCAAGGGTTATCTGGAACTGGTGCTGGCGCGGCATGACATCAACAACCAGACGCGCACGGATTTGGAGAAGGTAGCTTCAGAAGCGAATCGCGCCGCCAAGCTGGTGAATAACTTCCTATCGTTTGCTCGTGAACAGCCTGCGCAGCAGCGGATGACGAATCTGAACGAGCTGATCCAGCGCGTGGCGGAGTTGCGCCGGTTCGACCTGCGCGTGGCGAGTGTGGATCTGATCTTTGAACTGGATCCGGATTTGCCGAACACTTTGGTGGATGCGGACCAGTTGCAGCAGGTGATGGTGAATCTGGTGACGAATGCGATCCATGCCTTGGTGGAAGTGCCGATGCCGCGCCGTCTGATCATCAGCAGCAGTTTGCAGAACGGGAACATCATCCTCACGGTGCAGGATAATGGTCCGGGTGTTCCTGCGGAATACATCGCACGTATCTTTGAGCCATTTTTCACGACGAAGGAAGTGGGCACGGGAACTGGCTTGGGCCTGTCCATCGCACACAGCATCCTCGCGGATCATCAGGGGAGAATTTATTACGAGGAAGCGACGGGAGGCGGCGCGCGTTTCGTGATGGAGATGCCATTGCGTCAGGGGCCGGAGGAGCCGGTTGTGGAGCCGGTGAAGGAAGAGAAACCGAAGCTTTCCGTGAAGAATGCAGAGAATGTCCGAATCCTGATCCTGGACGACGAACGTGCTATCGCGGAATTGCTGGGCGAGATGCTCGGCTTGCTTGGTTATCAGGCCGAACTGTGCCACAACGGACCGCAGGCGTTGAACGTGATCGAACACGAAGATTTTGATGTGGTGCTGTCCGACTTCCGTATGCCGATCATGGATGGTCAGGAATTCTACAAGCGGGCAGTGAAGATCAAGCCTGCCCTGACCCGTCGCTTTGTATTCCTGACGGGTGATGTGGTGAGCGAGGACACGCGTGACTTTTTGTCCTCCACGGGCAATCCGCATATCGCCAAGCCGTTCCAGTTGAATCGCGTGGAAGAGGCGGTCATCAAAGTCTTGCGGGAGCAGGCAGTTGCAAATTAG
- a CDS encoding response regulator: MKNKIIVVDDEYVIGETLKAYLETQNFEVSILTDAIGLVEKLDGDVCDLVILDLALAEADGLEVLEMLKQIRPGLPVLILTGMGYDNELMREAMRLKADGYMSKTVALPHLATEVRRILRGANYGTKAVAEK, from the coding sequence GTGAAAAATAAAATTATAGTGGTGGATGACGAATATGTCATCGGGGAAACATTGAAGGCGTATCTGGAGACACAGAATTTCGAGGTGTCGATACTCACTGACGCCATCGGGCTGGTTGAAAAATTGGACGGTGATGTCTGTGATCTGGTCATTCTGGATTTGGCGCTGGCCGAGGCCGACGGCTTGGAGGTGCTGGAGATGCTGAAACAAATTCGACCCGGGCTTCCAGTGCTCATCCTTACGGGCATGGGATACGATAATGAATTGATGAGGGAAGCGATGAGGCTGAAGGCTGATGGTTATATGAGCAAGACGGTGGCTTTGCCGCATCTGGCTACTGAAGTCCGGAGGATATTGCGAGGGGCGAACTACGGTACAAAAGCCGTAGCTGAAAAATGA
- a CDS encoding FAD-dependent monooxygenase, whose product MKPITIIGGGLAGLTLGIALRKEGVPVTIYEAGQYPRHRVCGEFLSGEGLEILRGWGIGDAAMREGAREAKTVKWYAEDTVTEVMSLPKPALCISRYRLDGILAEMFVKMGGHLLTGSRYTGDYGQGVVRATGRQVQTEAEGWRWIGIKAHATGVTLEADLEMHLRADAYVGMCQVENDRTNICGLFRTKEPIGELKTRWEGLLLGGKNYTLTKKLKNVTFDKESLSFVAGLPIKSFQNDDIGVLSVGDSSAMIPPVTGNGMSLAVESGRLASEAILGYSMAERDWGATQALVHQSYVRRYGGRLRWAGWLQEGVFHPLTRKILVRSVAKIPGLFRWGFGVTRE is encoded by the coding sequence ATGAAACCCATTACCATCATCGGCGGTGGGTTGGCGGGATTGACGCTGGGTATCGCGTTACGGAAGGAGGGTGTGCCGGTGACAATATATGAAGCGGGGCAATACCCTCGGCATCGGGTGTGCGGGGAGTTTCTGAGCGGTGAGGGGTTGGAGATTCTGAGGGGTTGGGGGATTGGTGATGCGGCGATGAGGGAGGGAGCGAGGGAGGCGAAGACGGTGAAATGGTATGCTGAGGATACTGTGACGGAGGTGATGTCTCTGCCAAAGCCGGCGCTCTGTATTTCACGTTACCGGCTGGATGGGATTTTGGCGGAAATGTTTGTGAAGATGGGCGGGCATCTGCTTACAGGGAGTCGATATACGGGTGACTATGGACAGGGGGTGGTACGAGCTACGGGAAGGCAGGTACAGACTGAGGCGGAAGGGTGGCGTTGGATCGGGATCAAGGCGCATGCAACGGGGGTGACGTTAGAGGCGGATTTGGAGATGCATTTGCGCGCCGATGCCTATGTGGGGATGTGTCAGGTGGAGAATGACCGGACCAATATCTGTGGTTTGTTCCGGACCAAGGAGCCGATAGGAGAGTTGAAAACTCGGTGGGAAGGTTTGCTTCTAGGTGGTAAAAATTATACGTTAACGAAAAAGTTAAAAAATGTCACTTTTGATAAAGAGTCGTTAAGTTTTGTGGCTGGATTGCCGATAAAATCTTTCCAAAATGATGACATAGGTGTTTTGAGTGTGGGGGATTCTAGCGCGATGATTCCTCCCGTTACCGGTAACGGGATGTCACTGGCGGTGGAATCGGGTCGATTGGCGTCGGAAGCGATTTTAGGTTATAGTATGGCGGAGCGGGATTGGGGAGCTACACAAGCACTTGTACACCAGAGCTATGTCCGCAGATATGGCGGGCGTTTGCGCTGGGCAGGGTGGTTGCAGGAGGGAGTGTTCCATCCTTTGACACGTAAAATTTTGGTGCGAAGTGTAGCGAAGATACCGGGGTTATTCCGGTGGGGCTTTGGGGTCACTCGCGAGTGA
- a CDS encoding methyltransferase domain-containing protein, translating into MSLAGRKLRPELLDELPASAPEAVHSRGDLRRLNALMGNAGLLNGMARELKLSPPKTLVELATGDGTLLIQLLERTGWRPERVVLLDRQPVVSVETLARLRERAKQVEVVTADVFEWLGAIQTPRCDLITTNLFLHHFEDEQLRRMLSLIAAKTEAFIACEPRRSKFALLNSQLLGLIGCNHVTRHDAPVSVKAGFVGEELSQLWLKGFTWVKKEQAKGLFSHCFGARKISSEV; encoded by the coding sequence ATGAGCTTAGCAGGGAGAAAACTTAGGCCGGAGTTGCTGGATGAATTGCCAGCGAGTGCGCCGGAGGCGGTGCATTCGCGGGGGGATTTACGTCGATTGAATGCGTTGATGGGCAATGCGGGACTTTTGAACGGCATGGCACGGGAGTTGAAGTTATCGCCGCCGAAAACGTTGGTGGAGCTGGCGACGGGGGATGGGACTTTACTGATTCAATTGCTGGAGCGCACAGGTTGGCGGCCCGAGCGAGTGGTGTTGCTGGATCGTCAACCTGTGGTGAGCGTGGAGACGCTGGCGAGGCTACGCGAGCGTGCGAAGCAGGTGGAGGTGGTGACAGCGGATGTTTTCGAGTGGTTAGGCGCCATACAGACACCACGCTGTGATCTCATCACGACGAATCTGTTTCTGCATCATTTCGAGGATGAGCAGTTGCGTAGGATGTTATCGCTGATTGCAGCGAAGACGGAAGCGTTCATCGCATGCGAGCCGAGGCGTTCGAAGTTTGCGCTATTGAATTCGCAATTGCTGGGCTTGATCGGCTGCAATCATGTGACGCGGCATGATGCGCCGGTGAGTGTGAAGGCGGGTTTTGTGGGGGAAGAACTTTCACAGCTTTGGCTGAAGGGGTTCACTTGGGTGAAGAAAGAGCAGGCGAAAGGTTTGTTCAGTCATTGTTTCGGAGCGCGCAAAATATCTTCTGAAGTATAA
- a CDS encoding 3-oxoacyl-[acyl-carrier-protein] synthase III C-terminal domain-containing protein encodes MFIAGLGTAVPAHRYTQEECWQAFQSAEPFARLPDRSRAILRKVLSGSNGIATRHFSVSPLSSAFEITPDVLHQRFATAAPALCTEAALKASEDARVTVEEIDAVVISTCTGYLCPGLTSYVSERLGLRANVLALDLVGQGCGAAIPNLRTCETLLASGRAKQVLSICVEVCSAALYVDDDPGVLISNCLFGDGAGAAVVSAEAPAHQRCVEWLDADTVLSAADRDYLRFEQRHGLLRNILARQVPGIAAKFVEEVLTTVLARNKISKEQIAAWILHPGGRDILRALQERLVLREEDLKWSASVLHDYGNISSASLYFVMQRALSGNEHGGWWWLSSFGAGFSCHGALVKVEG; translated from the coding sequence ATGTTCATTGCCGGACTGGGCACGGCGGTTCCTGCGCATCGCTACACTCAAGAAGAGTGCTGGCAGGCTTTTCAATCGGCGGAGCCTTTTGCGCGGCTGCCGGATCGTTCACGGGCGATTTTGCGGAAGGTGCTTTCGGGTTCGAACGGAATTGCGACGCGTCATTTTTCAGTTTCTCCGTTAAGCAGTGCGTTTGAGATAACGCCGGATGTGTTGCATCAACGCTTTGCCACGGCGGCTCCGGCGTTGTGCACAGAGGCGGCATTGAAAGCTTCGGAGGATGCGCGGGTGACGGTGGAGGAGATCGATGCGGTAGTGATCAGTACGTGCACGGGTTATCTGTGTCCAGGGCTGACGAGTTATGTTTCTGAACGGTTAGGATTGCGCGCAAATGTATTGGCGTTGGATTTGGTGGGGCAGGGTTGTGGCGCGGCGATTCCGAATTTACGGACATGCGAGACGTTACTGGCATCAGGTCGCGCGAAACAGGTGCTTTCGATCTGTGTGGAGGTGTGCAGTGCGGCGCTGTATGTGGATGATGATCCGGGTGTGCTGATCAGTAATTGCCTTTTTGGGGATGGGGCAGGGGCAGCAGTGGTTTCAGCCGAGGCACCAGCGCATCAACGGTGTGTGGAATGGCTGGATGCGGATACGGTGCTGAGTGCAGCGGACCGGGATTACCTACGCTTTGAGCAACGTCACGGATTGTTGCGAAATATTCTGGCGCGTCAGGTGCCGGGCATCGCGGCGAAGTTTGTGGAGGAAGTGCTGACGACGGTGCTGGCGCGGAATAAGATTTCTAAGGAACAGATCGCGGCGTGGATATTGCATCCGGGCGGACGCGACATCTTACGCGCGTTGCAGGAGCGGTTAGTGTTGCGGGAAGAGGATTTGAAATGGAGTGCCTCGGTTCTCCATGATTACGGGAACATCAGCAGTGCCTCGCTTTATTTCGTGATGCAGCGGGCGTTGAGTGGAAATGAGCATGGTGGGTGGTGGTGGTTGAGTTCATTTGGTGCGGGGTTTAGTTGTCATGGAGCGCTTGTAAAGGTTGAGGGGTGA
- a CDS encoding diacylglycerol kinase family protein, protein MRTCVIFNPVAKGEKAKRLRRHLDEIGSQCALKLTWAAGTAKILAAEAVCDGFETIVAAGGDGTVNEVLNGIASVPEGLKRSRLAVIPLGTVNVFAKEYRIPTNVTKAWAIIQRGHERNIDLPWVEHGAPDKRERRCFAQLAGAGLDARAIQLVNWQMKKLVGPIAYVVAGFQALAEKPHQIIAKNCVNSASGRLVLIGNGKYYGGTFPVFPDASPDDGLIDVSVFPKVDIPMLARLGSVQLTGAHIQKAGVQCFRTDRLELSASSETPLELEGDTIGSLPATITVQPRALRIVVP, encoded by the coding sequence ATGCGTACGTGCGTCATCTTCAACCCGGTGGCGAAAGGCGAGAAGGCCAAACGCCTCCGCCGTCACCTGGATGAAATCGGTTCGCAATGCGCCTTGAAGCTCACTTGGGCCGCAGGCACAGCCAAAATCCTCGCGGCTGAAGCCGTTTGTGACGGTTTTGAAACAATCGTCGCCGCTGGTGGAGATGGCACGGTGAATGAAGTCCTCAACGGCATCGCCAGCGTTCCCGAAGGATTGAAACGCTCCCGCCTCGCTGTGATCCCTTTAGGCACCGTCAACGTCTTCGCCAAAGAATACCGCATCCCCACAAACGTCACCAAAGCCTGGGCCATCATTCAGCGCGGCCATGAGCGCAACATCGATCTCCCTTGGGTGGAACATGGCGCACCGGATAAACGCGAGCGCCGCTGCTTCGCGCAGCTCGCCGGGGCTGGACTCGATGCCCGCGCCATCCAGCTCGTGAACTGGCAGATGAAGAAACTCGTGGGCCCCATCGCCTACGTGGTCGCCGGCTTTCAAGCCCTTGCCGAGAAGCCGCATCAGATCATCGCGAAGAATTGTGTGAACAGTGCGTCAGGCCGCCTCGTGCTCATCGGCAACGGCAAATACTACGGCGGCACCTTTCCCGTGTTCCCCGACGCCTCGCCCGATGACGGCCTCATCGATGTCTCCGTCTTTCCGAAAGTGGATATCCCCATGCTCGCCCGCCTTGGTAGTGTGCAACTCACCGGCGCCCATATCCAGAAAGCCGGTGTGCAATGCTTCCGCACCGACCGCCTCGAACTCAGCGCCTCAAGTGAAACCCCGCTCGAACTCGAAGGCGACACCATCGGCTCCCTCCCCGCCACCATCACCGTCCAGCCACGTGCCTTGCGCATCGTCGTTCCTTAA
- a CDS encoding DUF6688 family protein produces MGEIINFCAMGAFLALAVLPWISALLGIVWLLAALQSKEAERAFRPVILCLAGVVLPFLVFMASYFLVPEWKGACRFGWLDCFHAGKLALTPLVLWACAAFVKYNRCKPEEPIPAWVVLGLFMGAVVSSVCVVVEFLVAGFRSWVWLVPCYVSVWYAKLALEARWSAGLPLRYHLLTLLSSVPLWMWGIIWSKATYQGLSNAAPEGCFIVTAASRGHESLVGPFSSIERRGSMRVVNRQLLIFWQFEALWQKSSPRTHHGFRRIYNRFGPLVANGVRSKFMADAVYLLLKPFEMIAEVIVARGRK; encoded by the coding sequence ATGGGTGAAATCATCAATTTCTGTGCGATGGGTGCATTTCTGGCTCTCGCCGTCTTGCCTTGGATCAGTGCATTGTTGGGGATTGTGTGGTTGTTGGCTGCACTTCAAAGCAAGGAAGCAGAACGAGCCTTCAGGCCCGTGATTCTGTGCCTTGCCGGGGTGGTGCTTCCTTTCCTGGTCTTCATGGCCAGTTATTTTCTTGTGCCTGAGTGGAAAGGGGCGTGTCGGTTTGGTTGGTTGGACTGTTTTCATGCGGGAAAGCTGGCGTTAACACCACTGGTGTTATGGGCATGTGCGGCCTTTGTGAAGTATAACAGATGCAAGCCGGAGGAACCGATTCCAGCATGGGTGGTGTTGGGATTGTTCATGGGTGCTGTGGTCAGCAGCGTATGTGTAGTGGTGGAGTTTTTAGTGGCAGGCTTTCGAAGCTGGGTGTGGCTTGTGCCCTGTTACGTTTCGGTTTGGTATGCGAAGTTGGCTCTGGAAGCCAGATGGTCCGCTGGTCTTCCTCTTAGATATCACCTTCTTACTTTGTTGAGTTCTGTCCCGTTATGGATGTGGGGTATTATTTGGAGCAAAGCGACCTATCAGGGTTTATCCAATGCTGCACCCGAGGGTTGTTTCATAGTCACAGCGGCTTCGAGAGGGCATGAAAGCCTGGTGGGCCCCTTCTCCAGCATTGAAAGACGAGGCAGCATGCGTGTGGTAAACCGACAGTTGCTGATCTTCTGGCAGTTCGAAGCATTGTGGCAGAAAAGCTCGCCCAGAACTCACCATGGCTTTCGGCGCATCTATAATCGATTTGGCCCGCTGGTAGCAAACGGTGTCAGATCCAAGTTCATGGCTGATGCGGTGTATCTGTTACTTAAACCATTTGAAATGATTGCGGAGGTCATAGTAGCGAGAGGAAGGAAATGA
- a CDS encoding DUF4173 domain-containing protein, producing the protein MKSIPETLHSLADASSAKAMEDGKGRAPQGLHWWLLGMLSVGVVGDSLLRVTPFGLNISAWILFIGVSVLLLFGQERRCMSRAQGFWFGVSLVFSVLFGWRDAEGLQFLNLMSMLGTAGLAFWLAGKGRVNLGGVILTGVRMAGGIVLPLIGAFQVIGSWLMKSSLAGRLGETGFWTKGLRYFVGLIITVPIFIVFAALFASADTIFRDFVRSLFDFNINDIVAHAFFIAVFTWLGAGIFYWLWPREVKDSSDEPVSPELLGGIEVGVLLTALNGLFLVFIIFQVQYLFGGNALVQRTANLSYAEYFRNGFFELIAVSALVLPLLLVCDWLWKGSESKTRFRRLAVCLLIQLGVVMASAFKRLAMYLEAYGLTEQRLYAAAVLCWLGFAALWLALTVLRDKRPYFAPGIVMAAFVMVFALNIYNPDARIAEHQLSRKEAGKNWDLDYLLLLSADAVPVMVRCLDKLDATEKQRVMERLVGRWTHGTDDWRTSNWSRWQAAKWREDNQVLLKDVPLPREKSSRTSGDSYR; encoded by the coding sequence ATGAAATCGATACCCGAAACATTGCACTCTCTCGCTGATGCTTCATCGGCGAAGGCCATGGAGGATGGAAAGGGAAGAGCGCCGCAAGGATTGCACTGGTGGCTGCTCGGCATGCTGAGTGTGGGCGTGGTGGGCGATTCCCTGCTGCGCGTGACACCATTCGGATTGAACATCTCCGCCTGGATTCTGTTCATAGGGGTGTCAGTGCTGTTGTTGTTCGGCCAAGAACGCAGATGCATGAGCCGAGCGCAAGGTTTCTGGTTTGGTGTTTCGCTTGTGTTCAGCGTGCTCTTTGGCTGGCGAGATGCGGAAGGACTGCAGTTTCTGAACTTGATGTCCATGCTGGGCACAGCGGGGCTCGCGTTTTGGCTGGCAGGAAAAGGACGGGTGAACTTGGGGGGCGTTATCCTGACAGGGGTGCGGATGGCGGGCGGAATCGTTCTGCCGTTGATTGGTGCGTTTCAGGTGATCGGCAGCTGGCTGATGAAGAGTTCGCTGGCAGGTCGCTTGGGTGAGACGGGTTTCTGGACAAAGGGTTTGCGGTACTTTGTGGGACTAATCATCACCGTCCCGATTTTTATAGTGTTCGCTGCTTTGTTCGCTTCGGCGGATACGATCTTCCGCGATTTCGTCCGTTCCCTGTTTGATTTCAATATCAATGACATTGTCGCACATGCGTTTTTTATCGCGGTCTTCACTTGGTTGGGCGCGGGTATTTTTTACTGGTTGTGGCCGCGTGAAGTGAAGGACAGTTCGGATGAGCCAGTTTCGCCGGAGTTGCTGGGGGGTATCGAAGTGGGCGTGCTGCTGACGGCACTGAACGGGCTCTTCCTCGTCTTCATCATCTTTCAGGTGCAATACCTCTTTGGCGGGAACGCGCTGGTGCAACGCACGGCGAATCTTTCTTACGCGGAATATTTTCGGAATGGCTTCTTTGAATTGATCGCAGTGTCTGCGCTCGTGCTGCCTTTGTTGCTGGTCTGCGATTGGTTATGGAAGGGGAGTGAAAGCAAAACCCGATTCCGCAGATTGGCGGTGTGCTTGTTGATTCAGCTAGGGGTGGTGATGGCTTCGGCTTTCAAACGACTTGCGATGTATCTCGAGGCATACGGACTGACGGAGCAAAGGCTGTATGCGGCGGCGGTCTTGTGCTGGCTGGGGTTCGCGGCGCTTTGGCTGGCGCTGACGGTATTGCGCGATAAACGCCCTTACTTTGCACCGGGCATTGTGATGGCGGCATTCGTGATGGTCTTTGCGTTGAACATCTACAATCCTGATGCCCGTATCGCCGAGCATCAGTTGAGCCGTAAAGAGGCGGGGAAAAATTGGGATCTTGATTATCTGCTGCTCTTAAGCGCGGATGCAGTGCCGGTGATGGTGAGGTGCTTGGATAAGTTGGATGCAACGGAGAAACAACGGGTGATGGAGCGACTGGTTGGGCGATGGACGCATGGGACGGATGATTGGCGCACGAGCAATTGGTCCCGCTGGCAGGCGGCGAAGTGGAGGGAGGATAATCAGGTGTTGCTGAAGGATGTTCCTCTGCCACGAGAGAAGAGCAGCAGGACTAGTGGCGATTCGTATCGGTAA
- a CDS encoding DUF1361 domain-containing protein has protein sequence METLHSRAGVYTGDSNRNAFMPVSAMWRIGLALITATFLCGVLWSGRVFVTKQFHFGYLIWNLFLAWLPLVFAIVTRQSFRWWGWCPRTLIVGVMWLLFLPNASYIVTDLIHLRHHTPVPTWFDAALFAAFAFTGVALGFVSLRLIHDVVAERRGWMQGWLFVFGVLALCGFGIYLGRIERWNSWSVLTEPHVLIADVRMMFGSMESFRYTLRFTGVFFVFLTLCYVLLSGLSSWPVPATSHTQNERR, from the coding sequence ATGGAGACATTGCACTCTCGTGCCGGTGTGTATACCGGCGATTCGAATCGAAACGCATTCATGCCGGTGTCAGCGATGTGGCGCATCGGTTTAGCACTCATCACAGCGACGTTCTTATGCGGAGTGTTGTGGAGTGGACGGGTATTTGTGACGAAGCAGTTTCATTTTGGCTACCTCATCTGGAATCTTTTTCTGGCGTGGTTGCCGCTCGTCTTTGCGATTGTCACCCGCCAGTCATTTCGTTGGTGGGGATGGTGTCCAAGGACATTGATCGTAGGAGTGATGTGGTTGTTGTTCTTGCCGAATGCGTCCTACATCGTCACAGATCTCATTCATCTGCGGCATCACACGCCGGTGCCGACGTGGTTTGATGCGGCCTTGTTCGCTGCGTTTGCGTTCACGGGTGTGGCGCTGGGATTTGTTTCACTGCGGTTGATCCACGATGTGGTGGCGGAACGGCGTGGATGGATGCAAGGCTGGCTGTTCGTGTTCGGTGTGCTGGCGTTATGCGGGTTCGGCATCTATCTCGGGCGCATCGAGCGGTGGAACAGTTGGTCGGTGCTCACGGAGCCACACGTTTTGATCGCAGACGTGCGGATGATGTTCGGCTCCATGGAGAGTTTTCGTTACACGCTGCGTTTCACCGGCGTCTTCTTTGTCTTTTTGACCCTTTGTTATGTCCTGCTTTCCGGCCTGTCGTCCTGGCCGGTGCCTGCCACGTCCCACACCCAGAATGAGCGCCGATAG
- a CDS encoding ferritin-like domain-containing protein, which yields MNWRRYFEWNRDRSEEMLWDREIQIEPHLRQPLIESLRHFQLGESGEGHHIKQSALKTGDAMYAGNVALFIAEEQRHSRWMGKILQNLQVPLMQQHWSNDVFIQLRRLLGLKHELLILLVAEMIAKRYFRALRDGTQDPTLRSVFSRILSDEEGHLAFHIDYLQREFAQSSLLRRGLIRIVWRVIFRATCAVVILGHGKVLRACGVSASQFWWDSGLIFDEVAAAILSCAVWSKPLEVPDGDTVKTVAV from the coding sequence ATGAACTGGCGACGTTACTTTGAATGGAACCGTGATCGTTCGGAAGAGATGCTGTGGGATCGTGAGATACAAATCGAGCCGCATCTGCGGCAGCCGCTGATCGAATCGTTGCGGCATTTTCAACTGGGAGAGAGCGGGGAGGGGCATCATATCAAGCAGTCTGCGCTGAAGACGGGGGATGCCATGTACGCGGGGAATGTGGCGCTGTTCATTGCCGAGGAGCAGAGGCATTCACGCTGGATGGGGAAGATTCTGCAAAATCTCCAGGTGCCGTTGATGCAGCAGCATTGGAGCAACGACGTGTTCATCCAATTGCGGCGTTTGCTGGGGCTGAAGCATGAGTTGCTCATTCTGTTGGTCGCCGAGATGATCGCTAAACGGTATTTCCGCGCATTGCGAGATGGCACGCAAGACCCGACATTGCGATCAGTATTCAGCCGTATCTTGAGTGATGAAGAGGGGCATCTGGCATTTCACATCGATTATCTGCAACGCGAGTTCGCGCAATCGTCTTTGTTGCGGCGTGGACTGATCCGTATCGTATGGCGCGTCATTTTCCGGGCGACGTGTGCCGTGGTGATTTTAGGCCACGGAAAAGTGCTGCGAGCATGTGGAGTATCGGCGTCGCAGTTCTGGTGGGATAGCGGATTGATTTTTGATGAGGTTGCGGCCGCGATCTTGAGCTGTGCGGTCTGGAGCAAGCCTCTGGAAGTGCCAGATGGTGACACCGTAAAGACCGTCGCTGTTTAA